AATTGAACCCTTCATTCCTAACAAACGGTGTCGACAtgtcccatgatgagatgctcTGTCCAATCAACCCTCAAATTAAATACTTCTTCAACTAGACCATTAATTCCTTTTGCTGAACTGATGTAATTCTACGTGATTTCCCTCATACCGATTCtatctgtagcgtcccaaatttgctaataaggcttagggccttgatgagtgtgtcgggagggcaataattgatttaattatgttaatatgtaaaattaaaaataatgtgattagaaatgcatgtttaggttaattaaatatgcatgtgggtctcatttggctattaggggcatatttgtaattttttcccgttgaggccataaatgtaatatttgtgtatattgtgattgataccacgagtgaatggtgatatacttgtgatgtgcgatctgagacggtcctcgggagcagtttagctagatagtcacaatggggtcaaacaCCCAACttaggaggagcctaggggtattttgggaacacagttggtgttcgggatttaccAGGTAAAGGGTAGTAGTTTAGTAATGATTTGCACATGTCGAGATTAAACAAGATTTATAGGAACTCGAGGACTTAACGAGTTGTGGCATATGACGAAATTTCCCTTAGAAGCACTTGAGAATTTGGATAGACTTAACGGGGTAATTTGGACATTTGGCTAAGggatatatatgtttattttggGTGCTGAGACTTTAGAAGAAAGCAGAAGGAAAAGAAACAACAAGAACTCTCAGCTCACCCTCTCTCCGTCACgtttttctctctccctctcatggTGCTTAAGGAATTTGAAGAAACTTGAAGATCTTAGGCTGAAGAATTGAGGGGTCATACTGGTTGTGCTTAAGGGAAACAATTCAAGGGAGGAGATACCATAGAGGTAAAGGTTAAATGTGACttgtttttattgaatttttctgTTAAATTCTGCCATGGAGGGGAAGCTTGCATGAGAGTTgagttttgaattgattttgagtGTAGGTGAGGATTAGGGAGCTGTTTTTAAGTTGTTATGATGTCTAGGTTGTATGGAAAAGGAATATAGGCTCAATTCTGGGTTTAATTGGTGTTTGGGGTGAGAATTAATGGTTTAGGTTCGAGTAAGTATGCAGAGAAAATGATGGTTTCTGGGTTTTAGAGGCATGAACCGCGACGCGCGTGTTTGAAGAGGCTGGAGAAGCCTCTGGTTTGCCCAGTCACCGTGGCATGGGGGAGCATGACGTGGCCCATGTCCTCTAGCAGGGAGGGCCTTGCCCTCTGACCAAGTAGCAGGCCACGACCCTAAAGGTCATGTCGAGGCCCTAAATGGAAAATAAGGGAGGTTAAGGTTTTTAGCTCGGAAACTtgaatgttaaggctcaggaaggatcctactacccgggttagtagaattcaaggtctcaaaggctagattaatattccgaagttatttattggtttagaacttgatggatggttattatgaatgtatTGTGATTAGGTTTTCAATGAAGCTCGGGATGGAGGATTGTGCtcaacacacaattcacatccattaaatgaaatagatatattaaaacttgtgaaagtaacagaaaatcgttgttgatgtaataaagaaattgaaactaaattcctactaaagtttggaataaaataaacatcatccaaaaacataaatttatttccaaaatttaaacgggCTTGTCCTTTCGCTTTGACCTCCACGAAATCACCATTTCCAACTCCAAGTTTTAACTCGCCCTCCTTCACTGTTTTCCAGTTGCTAAGTAGCTGCAAAGAAATACACACATGGTTAGTGGATCCTGAATCAACAATCCAAACAgaagaatcatcctctaaaacacatgcatccaagactaataaattattattacctTGGGTTCCAGCTGTCTTGAGGGCGGGGCAATTACGCTTCCAATGCCCCTCCTCCTTGCAATGGAAACATTGTCCTTTAGCCTTCTTGCTAGTTTGCTTTGCTCCAACAGGCTTTTCAGTTGTCGTTGTCTTTCCAGCTGCTTGCTTCTAAGCTTTCTTTTTGTCCTTCCTTGCCTTTCTCTTCTTGCTCTTCGAGGAAGAGGCTAGGTTAGCCTCACCCTGAGCACCCCCGGTAGTAGCAGCCTTCTTCTCAGGTCCTTTACTCGGTCCACCATTTATTCCTTCATACATCTGGAGCTCATTCAATAACTAAGTCATTCCATAGTCCAACTTGTTAAGAAAATAGTTCGTGGTGAACGTAAGGAAACTAGGTGCAAGGCTGTTGAGAATGATTCCAACTTGAGTCTTCTCATCTACTGTTGCTCCATGCAACTCAGCTTCTTGGAAGTAGTTCGTCatcttaataaaatgatcacgaacatgttggccAGGTGCCATCCTACAGTTCACATACTTCTTGGTAGCCTCGAAACTAGCTCGCGCTGACTTGTGCCCAAACATTTCTTGGAGTTGCTCCATGATGTCGTAAGCAGTTTCAATATCTTCCATCTTAGTCCTTAGCATTTCTGACATGCTGGCAAGCATGTAAG
The genomic region above belongs to Humulus lupulus chromosome 1, drHumLupu1.1, whole genome shotgun sequence and contains:
- the LOC133819259 gene encoding uncharacterized protein LOC133819259, which gives rise to MASNPIISLLSKELLTSENFMKWKSNINIVLIGDNSKFVMTEAEPDFPRENASKAVREKYDRWTASNNKAKAYMLASMSEMLRTKMEDIETAYDIMEQLQEMFGHKSARASFEATKKYVNCRMAPGQHVRDHFIKMTNYFQEAELHGATVDEKTQMYEGINGGPSKGPEKKAATTGGAQGEANLASSSKSKKRKARKDKKKA